A section of the Bombus terrestris chromosome 2, iyBomTerr1.2, whole genome shotgun sequence genome encodes:
- the LOC100643636 gene encoding bestrophin-2 isoform X1: MTVTYTAEVATCRGLGCFLKLLLRWRASVYKLVWLDLALFLFIYYSLSSIYRLILDEEQKKIFAAIVAYCNAYSDLIPLSFVLGFYVSIVMTRWWNQYMVIPWPDSIAVFVSATIHGNDERGRLMRRTIVRYVCVCLTLVLAMVSPRVKKRFPTLEHFVEAGLLLENELVIFESLNTKFPKPSKHWLPIVWASSIVTRARKEGRIRDDFAVKTLIDELNKFRGLCGSLMHYDTISVPLVYTQVVTLAVYTYFLTSVMGRQSVTDASPNIDMYFPVFTTLQFFFYMGWLKVAETLINPFGEDDDDFEVNWIIDRNLQVSYLIVDEMHHEHPELIRDQYWDEIFPAELPYTAAAQPFREEHPEPSTARIQLSAAQQELQPSSVRIDEMAGDYQQKFRPDMADDAASGIHFIATGKMSRSATESGKIARSASRVSNRDRTMSGGSTPSIIGESLPRVNSVTSVLKRLFSKDDRPDGGTSSGTKTPGRLASSSSAASLQNRAVAGGGSMRIGVIKEEADEQMTLTSMKSEKRPHVQSIFSPGPPPPSAPVAVPGMEHSRNGEIFSCSAPVTGGVLRGSNGEIVNDRRYGSDSRTQRTSQSARSSIAYEPAASYVDSVADDLISSDSSSASVNSDDEFTKLKTEREKQRRDKVERRLARSTSGRNNLISGNSKSSIDNEHLLLSDMANTSRLSMTQGDDSKTIETDRL, translated from the exons ATGACAGTCACTTATACTGCCGAAGTCGCTACCTGCAGAGGTCTCGGTTGCTTCCTAAAATTACTCCTAAG ATGGCGAGCAAGCGTATACAAGCTCGTCTGGTTGGACCTAGCTCTTTTCCTCTTCATATATTATTCGCTGTCGAGTATTTACCGACTGATATTGGACGAAGAACAAAAGAAGATATTCGCAGCCATAGTAGCATACTGCAACGCGTACAGCGATCTAATTCCGCTGTCTTTCGTCCTGGGCTTCTACGTCAGTATTGTTATGACCAGGTGGTGGAATCAATACATGGTGATACCGTGGCCAGACTCAATCGCGGTTTTCGTGTCAGCCACTATTCACGGCAACGACGAGAGAGGTCGACTAATGCGCCGAACTATCGTCAG aTACGTGTGCGTTTGCTTAACGCTAGTACTGGCGATGGTCTCGCCCCGTGTGAAAAAACGATTCCCCACGTTAGAGCACTTCGTAGAGGCGGGTTTGTTGCTGGAGAACGAGCTAGTCATATTCGAGAGTCTGAACACAAAGTTTCCTAAGCCTAGCAAGCATTGGTTACCAATAGTATGGGCGTCAAGTATCGTGACAAGAGCGAGGAAGGAGGGTCGGATTCGTGACGACTTCGCCGTGAAAACATTGATAGACGAGTTAAATAAGTTTCGCGGCCTCTGCGGTAGCCTCATGCACTACGATACTATTAGCGTTCCTTTAGTTTATACTCAG GTAGTTACGTTAGCTGTGTATACGTACTTTTTAACAAGCGTGATGGGTCGGCAGTCGGTGACCGATGCATCGCCGAACATCGATATGTATTTTCCAGTATTCACAACGCtgcaattctttttttatatgggTTGGTTGAAAGTAGCTGAGACTTTGATTAATCCGTTCGGCGAGGACGACGATGATTTTGAAGTCAATTGGATAATCGACAGAAATTTGCAG GTGAGCTACCTTATCGTCGATGAGATGCACCACGAGCATCCGGAATTAATCCGCGATCAATATTGGGACGAGATCTTCCCTGCGGAACTTCCGTACACGGCGGCAGCGCAGCCCTTCCGCGAGGAGCATCCGGAGCCATCCACGGCTAGAATTCAGTTATCCGCGGCGCAGCAAGAACTTCAACCATCTTCGGTCAGAATTGATGAAATGGCAGGGGACTATCAACAGAAGTTCCGCCCTGACATGGCCGACGACGCCGCGTCTGGTATACATTTCATAGCGACTGGGAAAATGTCAAG GAGCGCAACCGAGAGTGGTAAAATAGCGAG AAGCGCTAGCAGAGTAAGCAATCGGGACCGTACCATGAGCGGAGGCTCCACTCCAAGCATCATCGGAGAATCTCTCCCAAGAGTCAACAGCGTCACCAGCGTGCTGAAACGATTATTCAGTAAAGACGATAGACCAGATGGCGGTACATCAAGTGGGACTAAGACACCTGGAAGGCTTGCATCTTCTAGTTCGGCCGCTTCGCTACAAAATAGAGCCGTTG caGGAGGAGGCTCGATGAGGATCGGAGTAATCAAGGAAGAAGCGGACGAACAGATGACGTTAACGTCGATGAAGTCGGAGAAGAGACCCCACGTGCAGAGCATATTTTCGCCGGGACCACCACCTCCAAGTGCTCCCGTCGCTGTTCCTGGCATGGAACACTCACGAAATGGAGAGATATTTTCGTGTAGCGCTCCTGTAACTGGTGGTGTGTTAAGGGGAAGTAACGGTGAGATTGTCAACGACAGGAGATACGGGTCTGATTCAAG aaCACAACGTACTTCACAGTCAGCACGATCGAGCATTGCTTACGAACCAGCAGCCAGCTACGTGGACAGTGTTGCGGATGATCTTATAAGCAGCGATAGTTCATCCGCTAGCGTTAACTCCGATGACGAATTTACAAAATTGAAGACAGAAAGAGAAAAGCAAAGACGTGATAAAGTAGAACGAAGATTGGCTAGGAGCACCAGCGGCCGCAATAACTTAATCAGTGGAAATTCGAAAAGTTCCATAGACAATGAACATCTTCTGTTATCAGACATGGCGAATACTTCGCGTTTATCTATGACGCAGGGAGATGATAGTAAAACAATCGAAACTGATCGTCTTTAG
- the LOC100643636 gene encoding bestrophin-2 isoform X2 — translation MTVTYTAEVATCRGLGCFLKLLLRWRASVYKLVWLDLALFLFIYYSLSSIYRLILDEEQKKIFAAIVAYCNAYSDLIPLSFVLGFYVSIVMTRWWNQYMVIPWPDSIAVFVSATIHGNDERGRLMRRTIVRYVCVCLTLVLAMVSPRVKKRFPTLEHFVEAGLLLENELVIFESLNTKFPKPSKHWLPIVWASSIVTRARKEGRIRDDFAVKTLIDELNKFRGLCGSLMHYDTISVPLVYTQVVTLAVYTYFLTSVMGRQSVTDASPNIDMYFPVFTTLQFFFYMGWLKVAETLINPFGEDDDDFEVNWIIDRNLQVSYLIVDEMHHEHPELIRDQYWDEIFPAELPYTAAAQPFREEHPEPSTARIQLSAAQQELQPSSVRIDEMAGDYQQKFRPDMADDAASGIHFIATGKMSRSASRVSNRDRTMSGGSTPSIIGESLPRVNSVTSVLKRLFSKDDRPDGGTSSGTKTPGRLASSSSAASLQNRAVAGGGSMRIGVIKEEADEQMTLTSMKSEKRPHVQSIFSPGPPPPSAPVAVPGMEHSRNGEIFSCSAPVTGGVLRGSNGEIVNDRRYGSDSRTQRTSQSARSSIAYEPAASYVDSVADDLISSDSSSASVNSDDEFTKLKTEREKQRRDKVERRLARSTSGRNNLISGNSKSSIDNEHLLLSDMANTSRLSMTQGDDSKTIETDRL, via the exons ATGACAGTCACTTATACTGCCGAAGTCGCTACCTGCAGAGGTCTCGGTTGCTTCCTAAAATTACTCCTAAG ATGGCGAGCAAGCGTATACAAGCTCGTCTGGTTGGACCTAGCTCTTTTCCTCTTCATATATTATTCGCTGTCGAGTATTTACCGACTGATATTGGACGAAGAACAAAAGAAGATATTCGCAGCCATAGTAGCATACTGCAACGCGTACAGCGATCTAATTCCGCTGTCTTTCGTCCTGGGCTTCTACGTCAGTATTGTTATGACCAGGTGGTGGAATCAATACATGGTGATACCGTGGCCAGACTCAATCGCGGTTTTCGTGTCAGCCACTATTCACGGCAACGACGAGAGAGGTCGACTAATGCGCCGAACTATCGTCAG aTACGTGTGCGTTTGCTTAACGCTAGTACTGGCGATGGTCTCGCCCCGTGTGAAAAAACGATTCCCCACGTTAGAGCACTTCGTAGAGGCGGGTTTGTTGCTGGAGAACGAGCTAGTCATATTCGAGAGTCTGAACACAAAGTTTCCTAAGCCTAGCAAGCATTGGTTACCAATAGTATGGGCGTCAAGTATCGTGACAAGAGCGAGGAAGGAGGGTCGGATTCGTGACGACTTCGCCGTGAAAACATTGATAGACGAGTTAAATAAGTTTCGCGGCCTCTGCGGTAGCCTCATGCACTACGATACTATTAGCGTTCCTTTAGTTTATACTCAG GTAGTTACGTTAGCTGTGTATACGTACTTTTTAACAAGCGTGATGGGTCGGCAGTCGGTGACCGATGCATCGCCGAACATCGATATGTATTTTCCAGTATTCACAACGCtgcaattctttttttatatgggTTGGTTGAAAGTAGCTGAGACTTTGATTAATCCGTTCGGCGAGGACGACGATGATTTTGAAGTCAATTGGATAATCGACAGAAATTTGCAG GTGAGCTACCTTATCGTCGATGAGATGCACCACGAGCATCCGGAATTAATCCGCGATCAATATTGGGACGAGATCTTCCCTGCGGAACTTCCGTACACGGCGGCAGCGCAGCCCTTCCGCGAGGAGCATCCGGAGCCATCCACGGCTAGAATTCAGTTATCCGCGGCGCAGCAAGAACTTCAACCATCTTCGGTCAGAATTGATGAAATGGCAGGGGACTATCAACAGAAGTTCCGCCCTGACATGGCCGACGACGCCGCGTCTGGTATACATTTCATAGCGACTGGGAAAATGTCAAG AAGCGCTAGCAGAGTAAGCAATCGGGACCGTACCATGAGCGGAGGCTCCACTCCAAGCATCATCGGAGAATCTCTCCCAAGAGTCAACAGCGTCACCAGCGTGCTGAAACGATTATTCAGTAAAGACGATAGACCAGATGGCGGTACATCAAGTGGGACTAAGACACCTGGAAGGCTTGCATCTTCTAGTTCGGCCGCTTCGCTACAAAATAGAGCCGTTG caGGAGGAGGCTCGATGAGGATCGGAGTAATCAAGGAAGAAGCGGACGAACAGATGACGTTAACGTCGATGAAGTCGGAGAAGAGACCCCACGTGCAGAGCATATTTTCGCCGGGACCACCACCTCCAAGTGCTCCCGTCGCTGTTCCTGGCATGGAACACTCACGAAATGGAGAGATATTTTCGTGTAGCGCTCCTGTAACTGGTGGTGTGTTAAGGGGAAGTAACGGTGAGATTGTCAACGACAGGAGATACGGGTCTGATTCAAG aaCACAACGTACTTCACAGTCAGCACGATCGAGCATTGCTTACGAACCAGCAGCCAGCTACGTGGACAGTGTTGCGGATGATCTTATAAGCAGCGATAGTTCATCCGCTAGCGTTAACTCCGATGACGAATTTACAAAATTGAAGACAGAAAGAGAAAAGCAAAGACGTGATAAAGTAGAACGAAGATTGGCTAGGAGCACCAGCGGCCGCAATAACTTAATCAGTGGAAATTCGAAAAGTTCCATAGACAATGAACATCTTCTGTTATCAGACATGGCGAATACTTCGCGTTTATCTATGACGCAGGGAGATGATAGTAAAACAATCGAAACTGATCGTCTTTAG